From the Candidatus Brocadiia bacterium genome, one window contains:
- the rpsP gene encoding 30S ribosomal protein S16 — protein sequence MAVRIRLTRAGRKNTPFFRIAVFDGRTRRDGVYLERLGHYTPTAKDEDKKIVINKERLEHWMKHGAKPSEALTAIFRKTGIIAKKAAKPAAKKKTK from the coding sequence ATGGCAGTAAGAATCAGACTCACAAGGGCGGGACGCAAGAATACGCCGTTTTTCCGGATTGCCGTGTTCGACGGCCGGACCCGGCGCGATGGTGTTTACCTGGAACGATTGGGTCATTATACGCCCACAGCCAAGGACGAGGACAAGAAAATCGTCATCAATAAGGAACGCTTGGAACATTGGATGAAGCACGGCGCCAAGCCGAGCGAGGCTTTAACGGCCATCTTCCGCAAGACTGGCATCATCGCCAAAAAGGCGGCCAAGCCGGCGGCCAAGAAGAAAACCAAGTAG
- the mtnA gene encoding S-methyl-5-thioribose-1-phosphate isomerase has protein sequence MFSLQWVGSQTKGYLKIIDQTKLPAKLTYVKCRTLLQIIKAIKTLQVRGAPAIGVTAGFGAFIAARSIKANSFRQFYQLYNSLTKQLVSSRPTAVNLKWAVDRINRLVLFNRNRPLDWLKAAIFAEAMRIFREDLATCDAIGRNGVRLIKNNMSVLTHCNTGFLATAGAGTALSVLYRAKKLGKRFKVYADETRPLLQGARLTTWELKQKHIDVTLLCDDMAGSLMSSGNVDLVIVGADRIAANGDTANKIGTYQLAVLARYHRVPFYVAAPMSTFDFKLKSGRQIPIEFRRPEEVTHMSGRPIAPAGIKAYNPAFDVTPAKLITGWITEKGIILPQRLREHREDR, from the coding sequence ATGTTCTCCCTCCAATGGGTCGGCAGTCAGACCAAGGGTTATCTAAAAATCATAGACCAGACCAAACTGCCCGCTAAACTGACCTATGTCAAATGCCGGACACTTCTCCAGATAATTAAAGCCATCAAGACTCTGCAGGTGCGCGGCGCGCCGGCCATCGGAGTAACGGCCGGATTCGGCGCCTTCATCGCCGCGCGCAGTATCAAGGCGAATTCATTCCGGCAATTCTATCAGCTCTATAACTCTTTAACTAAACAACTTGTGTCCAGCCGGCCGACCGCGGTCAACCTTAAGTGGGCCGTGGACCGGATTAACCGTCTGGTTTTGTTTAATAGGAATAGACCTCTAGATTGGCTCAAGGCCGCCATTTTTGCCGAGGCTATGCGCATATTCCGTGAAGACCTGGCCACCTGCGACGCCATCGGCCGTAACGGCGTCCGGTTGATAAAGAATAATATGTCCGTGCTGACCCACTGCAATACCGGATTCCTGGCCACGGCCGGGGCCGGCACGGCGCTATCCGTTCTTTATCGGGCCAAGAAATTGGGTAAACGATTCAAAGTATACGCCGATGAGACCCGCCCGCTCCTTCAGGGCGCCAGATTGACTACCTGGGAGCTGAAGCAGAAACATATAGACGTGACCCTGCTCTGTGACGATATGGCCGGCAGCCTGATGTCGTCCGGCAATGTGGATTTAGTTATTGTTGGAGCAGACCGGATTGCCGCCAATGGTGATACGGCCAACAAAATCGGAACCTACCAGCTGGCTGTGCTGGCCCGGTATCACCGCGTACCGTTTTACGTGGCCGCGCCTATGTCGACCTTCGACTTCAAGCTCAAGAGCGGCCGGCAGATTCCTATCGAGTTTCGACGCCCCGAAGAGGTTACCCATATGAGCGGACGGCCCATCGCTCCGGCCGGCATCAAGGCTTATAACCCCGCCTTTGACGTCACTCCGGCCAAGCTGATTACCGGCTGGATAACGGAAAAGGGAATAATTTTGCCACAGAGACTCAGAGAACACAGAGAAGATCGATAA
- a CDS encoding HEAT repeat domain-containing protein, translating to MNLFVKICVVLTGLILLGASLLLVHTDIQNNQINQLIIRLENYNPSHHFCEEYWGNPDFPEYAKEFASIGKPAIPALIKLINHKWPHVRYAATLSLSELNAKEAIPYLIERIGIPSNPELDRVTTEALIKLDARESIPKFTSSIDIKYTSKKTFAAFALGKFKAKEEIPVLIKLLKDNGTAGDFAAIALVEVGAKNLVPKEFIPRIKSWANNPIYGSGARAALKELGVEVPEENK from the coding sequence ATGAATTTATTTGTGAAAATCTGTGTTGTTCTGACCGGACTAATCCTGCTCGGGGCTTCATTATTGCTTGTGCATACTGACATTCAGAATAACCAAATCAACCAGTTAATTATTCGTCTGGAAAATTATAATCCCTCCCACCATTTCTGCGAAGAGTATTGGGGCAATCCTGATTTTCCCGAATATGCTAAAGAGTTTGCCAGTATTGGAAAGCCAGCTATTCCCGCCTTGATCAAATTGATAAATCACAAATGGCCTCATGTGCGTTATGCTGCTACATTATCATTAAGTGAACTTAATGCTAAGGAGGCTATCCCATATTTGATAGAAAGAATCGGCATCCCCAGCAATCCAGAATTAGATCGAGTAACAACAGAAGCTCTTATTAAATTAGATGCCAGGGAGTCTATCCCGAAATTTACCAGCAGTATTGACATCAAATACACAAGCAAAAAAACATTCGCAGCTTTTGCCTTAGGCAAGTTTAAGGCAAAAGAAGAGATCCCGGTTCTAATTAAGCTATTAAAGGATAACGGTACTGCTGGTGATTTTGCCGCAATTGCTTTGGTGGAAGTTGGTGCAAAAAATCTAGTGCCTAAAGAATTTATCCCAAGGATTAAATCTTGGGCAAATAACCCTATTTATGGTTCTGGTGCCCGGGCGGCGCTGAAGGAGCTGGGCGTGGAAGTGCCGGAAGAAAATAAATAG
- the larE gene encoding ATP-dependent sacrificial sulfur transferase LarE yields the protein MPEDIIESKYQKLLEILRSYDGVVVAFSGGVDSTFLAYAAQQALGDRAMAVTAVSETYTKSERDEAVTLAKQFGIRHIVIRTDELHQPEFSANPPDRCYWCKSELFKKLKAIADKENIRYVADGSTVSDGADYRPGRRAACELDVKSPIAQAGLTKEEVRQLSQKLGIPTWDKPAYACLASRIPYGEAITESKLRRVEKAEDFIRSLGFKELRVRSHGSMARIEVAPEQIGLAIGLKDKIIAELSALGYNYVTLDLEGYRSGSMNKDIETGLSATTLERTTESCDCPACSEQHLDRKSDKGVRYEQCSNCGGVWFGINELSKALGSKIDFELPAGAPSSMTGKTTLICPTCATNLIKIKSLESPHIEAFACTVCQGRWVDSKEIARLKQRGLFNKIKNFLMSLF from the coding sequence ATGCCGGAAGATATTATAGAATCCAAATACCAGAAGCTCCTGGAAATCCTGCGCTCTTATGATGGCGTGGTGGTCGCCTTTTCGGGCGGGGTGGACAGCACTTTCCTGGCCTATGCCGCCCAACAGGCGCTGGGCGACCGGGCCATGGCCGTGACGGCCGTTTCGGAAACCTATACCAAGAGCGAGCGTGACGAGGCCGTGACACTGGCCAAACAATTCGGCATCAGGCACATCGTCATCCGGACCGATGAACTGCACCAACCGGAGTTCTCGGCCAATCCGCCGGACCGTTGCTACTGGTGCAAGAGCGAATTATTCAAGAAGCTAAAAGCCATAGCCGATAAAGAGAACATCCGCTATGTGGCGGATGGTTCGACGGTAAGCGACGGAGCCGATTATCGGCCCGGGCGCCGGGCCGCTTGCGAACTGGATGTCAAGTCGCCGATTGCCCAAGCAGGGCTGACGAAGGAGGAGGTGAGACAGCTTTCCCAGAAACTGGGTATCCCGACATGGGATAAACCTGCTTATGCCTGCCTGGCTTCGCGGATTCCTTATGGCGAGGCCATAACCGAATCCAAACTCAGGCGGGTGGAAAAGGCGGAAGACTTCATCAGGTCGCTCGGCTTTAAGGAATTGCGGGTGCGCTCGCACGGCAGCATGGCCCGCATCGAGGTGGCGCCCGAACAAATCGGGCTGGCTATAGGACTCAAAGACAAGATTATCGCCGAACTATCTGCGCTCGGATATAACTACGTTACATTAGATTTAGAGGGGTATAGGAGTGGAAGTATGAACAAGGATATAGAAACAGGTCTGAGCGCAACGACCCTGGAAAGAACTACCGAATCCTGCGATTGCCCGGCGTGCTCCGAACAGCACCTGGACAGGAAATCCGACAAGGGCGTCCGTTACGAGCAATGCTCCAATTGCGGCGGGGTCTGGTTCGGCATCAACGAACTGAGCAAGGCTCTGGGCAGTAAGATAGATTTCGAACTACCGGCCGGCGCGCCGTCAAGCATGACAGGCAAAACGACGCTGATTTGCCCGACCTGCGCCACCAACCTGATAAAGATAAAGTCGCTGGAATCGCCTCACATCGAAGCCTTCGCCTGCACCGTCTGCCAAGGCCGCTGGGTAGACAGCAAGGAAATCGCCCGGCTCAAGCAACGCGGGCTGTTTAACAAGATAAAGAACTTCCTGATGAGCCTGTTCTAA
- the rsmA gene encoding 16S rRNA (adenine(1518)-N(6)/adenine(1519)-N(6))-dimethyltransferase RsmA produces the protein MKSALIQLLLKKNIFVTRRLGQNFLIDPNFFDYIIRTAGISGLDDVIEIGSGPGILTGLLSQQARSVTAVEIDQKLVSLAQESLSGRTNVRFINDDILDKPRTGINAQVIRQLDSGAGYKIVSNLPYKTAVPIIMTLLESRLADGGLKIKSMLVMVQWEVAERLVASVGTAQYGSVSVRAQYLADIKIERKVPPEVFYPKPKVQSAMISIVPKDGVDAALYHGLKKLSSAVFNYRRKTVRSALKQSAVVDGWVVNAVRHPAVAGKEDIEKMLSQAGINGETRPQDIPLSGYLDLCRSITL, from the coding sequence ATGAAATCAGCCCTGATACAACTGCTCCTCAAGAAGAACATCTTCGTCACGCGCCGGTTGGGCCAGAACTTCCTGATAGACCCCAACTTCTTCGACTACATCATCCGCACCGCCGGCATATCCGGCTTAGACGACGTCATCGAAATCGGCTCCGGCCCGGGCATACTGACCGGACTGCTCTCCCAACAGGCGCGCTCGGTAACGGCCGTCGAAATAGACCAGAAACTGGTCAGCCTGGCCCAGGAATCCCTGTCCGGGCGGACCAACGTCCGGTTCATCAATGACGACATCCTGGACAAACCGCGCACCGGGATAAATGCCCAGGTCATCCGGCAACTGGACTCCGGCGCCGGCTACAAAATAGTATCCAACCTGCCCTACAAAACAGCCGTGCCCATAATAATGACACTGCTCGAATCGCGCCTGGCCGACGGCGGGCTGAAAATAAAATCAATGCTGGTAATGGTCCAGTGGGAGGTAGCCGAGCGGCTGGTGGCATCGGTCGGCACGGCCCAATACGGCTCGGTCTCGGTCCGGGCGCAGTATCTGGCTGACATCAAGATAGAGCGCAAGGTGCCGCCGGAGGTATTTTACCCCAAACCCAAGGTCCAGTCGGCCATGATTTCCATCGTCCCCAAAGACGGCGTTGACGCGGCCTTGTATCACGGGCTAAAAAAACTGAGCTCAGCCGTATTCAATTACCGCCGCAAGACGGTCCGGTCGGCCCTGAAACAAAGCGCCGTAGTGGACGGTTGGGTTGTGAACGCAGTGCGCCATCCCGCTGTAGCGGGAAAAGAAGACATAGAAAAGATGCTGTCCCAAGCCGGTATTAACGGCGAGACCCGGCCGCAGGACATCCCCTTGTCCGGATATCTTGACCTATGCCGTTCTATAACTTTATAA
- a CDS encoding MraY family glycosyltransferase, which yields MNIVVLLTCVTAFVITLGLVPLVRKISATIGFVDEPGERKVHKTPIALGGGIALFLGILLTLMLAVASAYYLDKRGPSVPGDKSLLGWLPSEIYNYLPGVFKMLPLLSKIFLAGTAMFFLGLYDDMKALPARTKLIFQIIILTFLVADGLTFSLFMDKYGMAGRILSGAITVGWLVVVTNSFNLLDHMDGLSGGISAIVAAIFLVVALQTGQDFIASFLAAIAGACIAFLIFNFHPARIFMGDAGSLFIGYLIAVLTVLFTFYKESYQLYSIFTPLLVVAIPVFDTMAVIVIRLKNKKPIFKGDMNHFAHRLVALGMSVPQSVLVIYFLTFCTGLSAVLLYHIRPDSGYIGPVIIFAQVVLLLLIITFLEYTGRTKKN from the coding sequence ATGAATATAGTAGTTTTGCTGACGTGCGTTACGGCGTTTGTAATTACCCTGGGACTGGTGCCGCTGGTCCGCAAGATATCCGCGACTATCGGGTTCGTGGATGAGCCGGGCGAGCGCAAGGTCCACAAAACGCCGATAGCGCTGGGCGGCGGTATCGCCCTGTTCCTGGGTATTCTTCTAACGCTTATGCTGGCTGTTGCCAGTGCTTATTATTTGGATAAACGCGGACCGTCCGTTCCGGGCGATAAATCTCTGCTTGGCTGGCTGCCTTCGGAAATTTACAACTACCTGCCCGGTGTTTTCAAGATGCTGCCGCTCTTGTCCAAGATATTCCTAGCCGGCACGGCTATGTTCTTCCTGGGCCTTTATGACGATATGAAAGCCCTACCTGCCCGGACCAAGCTGATATTCCAGATTATCATTCTGACCTTTCTGGTGGCTGACGGGCTGACGTTCTCACTCTTTATGGATAAGTACGGTATGGCCGGCCGGATACTTTCCGGCGCCATAACCGTCGGTTGGCTGGTGGTTGTCACCAACTCTTTCAACCTGCTTGACCATATGGACGGCCTGAGCGGCGGCATCTCGGCCATCGTGGCCGCCATTTTCCTGGTCGTGGCGCTTCAGACTGGGCAGGACTTTATCGCCTCGTTCCTGGCTGCTATAGCCGGAGCCTGTATTGCATTTCTGATATTCAACTTCCACCCGGCCCGGATATTCATGGGCGACGCCGGTAGCCTGTTCATCGGTTACCTCATTGCCGTGCTGACCGTGCTGTTCACCTTTTATAAAGAATCATATCAGCTCTATTCCATTTTTACTCCGCTGCTGGTCGTAGCCATCCCGGTCTTTGACACTATGGCTGTAATAGTAATTCGGTTGAAGAATAAAAAGCCCATATTCAAAGGCGATATGAACCACTTTGCCCACCGACTGGTGGCATTGGGCATGAGTGTACCCCAATCCGTGCTGGTCATCTACTTCCTGACATTCTGCACCGGCCTTTCGGCCGTTCTGCTTTACCACATCAGACCGGACAGCGGATATATCGGTCCAGTGATAATCTTCGCCCAGGTGGTTCTACTGCTCCTGATAATCACCTTCCTGGAATATACCGGCCGGACCAAAAAAAATTGA
- a CDS encoding prepilin-type N-terminal cleavage/methylation domain-containing protein has translation MTPNNKTSPRPGTRKGFTLLEILVSLMILSIGLASVFGLFGAGARSYRRSINDITVSQMAQTIFTELTNKEDLRPEDLSNQVHPAFPAIYKYDLIFQEINDLPDKTILVILWIKKNDGRDGEEEFQLLLKPRAKTPF, from the coding sequence ATGACGCCTAACAATAAAACATCGCCGCGCCCGGGAACCCGCAAAGGATTCACCCTGCTGGAAATCCTGGTCAGCCTGATGATACTGTCCATCGGCCTGGCTAGCGTCTTCGGGCTTTTCGGAGCCGGCGCCCGTTCATACCGCCGGAGCATCAACGACATCACCGTCAGCCAGATGGCCCAGACCATCTTCACCGAGCTCACCAACAAAGAAGACCTGAGGCCGGAAGACCTGTCCAACCAGGTTCATCCCGCCTTCCCGGCCATATACAAATACGACCTAATATTCCAGGAAATAAACGACCTGCCCGACAAGACCATCCTGGTAATACTCTGGATAAAGAAGAACGACGGCCGAGACGGCGAAGAAGAGTTCCAGCTGCTCCTGAAACCCCGGGCCAAAACGCCTTTTTAA
- the speB gene encoding agmatinase translates to MKQVNFLGVPAAALKDARFVVLPLPYEQTTSYGKGTARGPKAILDASAQVERYDEELDKETFRRNGIITIHSKQLNFLSGPEKFIPALSAYADNLVSRLSRRQIVIGLGGEHSVTYPLVKAYRRLYPELSVLHFDAHSDLRDEYDGSQYSHACVMRRILGLKPTSIVQVGIRSLTPECNGLMKRRPLTTFKAHSECRKPNLPARVLKALKSKDVFITIDLDAFDPSVIPGVGTPEPGGLGWYQVLDILRLVCRHKNVVGLDVVELMPLKGQTVSEFTAAKLIYRLMGYLG, encoded by the coding sequence ATGAAACAGGTGAATTTTCTGGGCGTGCCGGCGGCGGCTCTTAAAGATGCGCGGTTCGTAGTCTTGCCGCTGCCTTACGAGCAAACGACATCTTACGGCAAAGGCACGGCTCGTGGGCCCAAGGCGATACTGGACGCCTCTGCCCAGGTCGAGCGCTACGACGAAGAGCTGGACAAGGAAACCTTCCGCCGGAACGGCATCATAACCATTCATTCGAAGCAGTTGAATTTTCTCTCCGGGCCGGAAAAGTTTATCCCGGCGCTGTCCGCATACGCCGACAACCTGGTCAGCCGGCTTTCCCGACGCCAGATAGTTATCGGCTTGGGCGGCGAGCACAGCGTCACCTATCCGCTGGTCAAGGCGTACCGCCGATTATATCCGGAGCTCTCGGTATTGCACTTTGACGCCCATTCCGACCTGCGCGACGAATACGACGGTTCCCAATACAGCCACGCCTGCGTTATGCGCCGTATTCTCGGGCTGAAACCTACATCAATAGTCCAGGTTGGCATCAGGAGCCTGACACCGGAATGCAACGGACTGATGAAACGCCGGCCGTTGACCACTTTCAAAGCTCACAGCGAATGCCGGAAGCCGAACCTGCCGGCCCGGGTGCTCAAGGCGTTGAAATCCAAGGATGTCTTTATCACCATTGATCTAGACGCTTTTGACCCGTCGGTCATTCCCGGCGTAGGCACGCCCGAACCGGGCGGCCTGGGATGGTATCAGGTGCTGGATATATTGCGGTTGGTCTGCCGGCACAAGAATGTCGTTGGGCTTGACGTGGTCGAGCTGATGCCGCTCAAGGGCCAGACCGTTTCCGAATTTACCGCCGCGAAGCTAATCTACCGACTGATGGGTTACCTTGGCTAG
- a CDS encoding type II secretion system protein, with protein sequence MATMRPNRYSPAAGFTLVEILVAMGIFAFIVTLLAMLLTSGLGIWQDSEGKGDAAVRAQMVLDQVQKDLASVFAEKENKVIVKNDFRQDDFPDYVYYPEPNFCCQPNAATNNQALYLTCLDSDTALVNGTTSLSYQLNRNIKRLCYGIGDGADANNLIRAVITKGAAANFWQAGMGAPQDLSPLLNAATEKRTFDGVAYLGLQLMPPVLFGQETRLAEWDSRQGDAFELLRAGTRQPQADTQTVITQTLPCTIELEVIVRPSGAGKVTLFSNVSASDNEIKLSQTRPLVGPPGYIKIDNEWMSFSKKTNFTIKVDQRGLKGSTPASHNKGAEVIYGESFKVNFIIK encoded by the coding sequence ATGGCAACTATGAGACCAAACCGCTATTCACCCGCCGCCGGATTCACGCTGGTCGAAATCCTGGTGGCTATGGGCATATTCGCCTTTATCGTCACCCTTCTGGCAATGCTGTTGACCTCCGGCCTGGGCATCTGGCAGGACAGCGAAGGCAAGGGCGACGCCGCGGTCCGGGCGCAGATGGTACTGGACCAAGTCCAGAAAGACCTGGCCTCGGTATTCGCCGAAAAGGAGAACAAGGTCATCGTCAAGAACGATTTCCGCCAGGATGATTTCCCGGATTACGTCTATTACCCCGAACCCAATTTCTGCTGCCAGCCCAACGCCGCGACCAATAACCAGGCGCTCTATCTCACCTGTCTGGACAGCGATACGGCGCTGGTAAACGGCACCACCTCGCTGAGCTACCAGCTCAACCGTAACATCAAACGGCTCTGCTACGGCATCGGGGACGGCGCCGACGCAAATAACCTCATCCGGGCCGTCATTACCAAAGGGGCGGCCGCTAATTTCTGGCAGGCCGGCATGGGCGCGCCCCAGGACCTGTCGCCGCTCTTGAACGCCGCCACCGAAAAACGCACCTTCGACGGCGTCGCCTACCTGGGCCTGCAACTGATGCCTCCGGTCCTGTTCGGGCAGGAAACCCGGCTGGCCGAGTGGGATTCGCGACAGGGCGATGCCTTCGAACTCCTCCGGGCCGGCACCCGCCAGCCCCAGGCCGATACCCAGACGGTCATCACCCAGACTCTGCCCTGCACCATTGAATTGGAGGTGATTGTCCGTCCGTCCGGCGCGGGCAAGGTGACCTTATTCTCCAATGTCAGCGCTTCCGATAACGAAATCAAGCTCAGCCAGACCCGGCCGCTGGTCGGGCCGCCGGGTTATATCAAGATAGATAACGAATGGATGTCCTTCTCCAAGAAAACCAATTTCACTATTAAGGTAGACCAGCGCGGGCTCAAGGGCAGCACGCCGGCCAGCCATAACAAAGGCGCCGAGGTAATCTACGGCGAATCGTTCAAGGTAAACTTCATAATAAAATGA
- the hflX gene encoding GTPase HflX has product MERSFLTVHKLQVLLVGLDRDGAPANMEELERLADTDGAVVIEKVTQRRERPDPAYYIGRGKAQEIADLIRDYKDTDKYIDAVIFDSDLSPAHQRNLEEVFNPDKPRSEIEGVKVIDRTELILDIFATHARTKQAKFQVELAQLEYNLPRLKHLWSHFSKLAGRVMIGRGPGEKQLELDRRMARNRIVHFKRELKDIQDRRRQEASSRAESFNVCLIGYTNAGKSTLMNKLTNTDVLVEDKLFSTLDTKTHVWKLKSGQKILLSDTVGFIHKLPHHLVASFYATLEEVSTADLLLHVVDSSSVEASKHIEAVHQVLKDLKCADKKTMVLLNKVDRADPMEMAIIQKQTGGIAISALRGTGLEVLDAEMEKVISEHQREWNFRIPIGNGKAMAYLAARGKITKQSVTNKYMKIRVRLGQRDAYKAIGMGATEIKPK; this is encoded by the coding sequence ATGGAACGCTCATTTTTAACGGTTCACAAGCTTCAGGTATTATTGGTCGGGCTTGACCGTGACGGCGCGCCGGCCAATATGGAAGAACTGGAACGGCTGGCCGATACGGACGGCGCGGTAGTTATAGAAAAAGTCACCCAGCGGCGTGAACGGCCGGACCCGGCGTATTACATCGGCCGCGGCAAGGCCCAGGAAATCGCCGACCTAATCCGCGATTATAAAGATACCGATAAATATATCGACGCGGTTATATTTGACAGCGACCTTTCGCCGGCCCACCAGCGCAACCTGGAAGAAGTGTTCAACCCGGACAAACCCAGAAGTGAAATCGAAGGCGTCAAGGTCATCGACCGGACCGAGCTGATACTGGACATTTTCGCCACCCACGCCCGGACCAAGCAGGCCAAGTTCCAGGTCGAGCTGGCCCAGCTGGAATATAATCTGCCGAGATTGAAACATCTCTGGAGCCATTTTTCCAAGCTGGCCGGCCGGGTGATGATAGGCCGCGGTCCCGGCGAGAAACAGTTGGAACTGGACCGGCGGATGGCCCGAAACCGGATTGTCCATTTCAAGCGCGAACTCAAGGATATCCAGGACCGGCGCCGGCAGGAAGCGTCTTCCAGGGCGGAAAGTTTTAATGTCTGCCTGATTGGATACACCAATGCCGGGAAATCCACATTGATGAATAAACTCACCAACACCGATGTATTGGTCGAGGATAAATTATTTTCCACCCTGGACACCAAGACCCACGTCTGGAAGCTCAAGAGCGGGCAGAAGATACTTCTTTCGGATACGGTTGGGTTTATCCATAAACTGCCGCACCACCTGGTGGCGTCGTTCTACGCCACGCTGGAAGAGGTATCGACGGCCGACCTGCTTCTGCACGTTGTTGACAGCAGTTCGGTTGAGGCCTCAAAGCATATCGAGGCGGTCCATCAGGTTCTAAAGGATTTGAAATGCGCCGACAAGAAGACCATGGTCTTGCTCAATAAAGTCGACCGGGCCGACCCAATGGAGATGGCCATCATCCAGAAGCAGACCGGCGGCATAGCCATTTCCGCGCTGCGCGGCACAGGATTGGAAGTTCTTGACGCCGAAATGGAAAAGGTTATATCTGAACACCAGCGCGAATGGAATTTCCGGATACCCATAGGCAACGGCAAAGCCATGGCTTACCTGGCGGCTCGGGGGAAAATAACCAAGCAATCGGTGACCAATAAATACATGAAAATCCGGGTGCGTCTGGGACAGCGCGACGCCTACAAGGCTATCGGCATGGGCGCAACGGAGATAAAACCGAAATAG
- the pyrF gene encoding orotidine-5'-phosphate decarboxylase — protein sequence MNNFADRLIDSIRAKGNAICVGLDPRLDLMPQEITGRHENLKSRPNEYAARVIIDFNKAVIDAVADTAVAVKPQVAFYEQYGVPGISAFYETMAYAAGKGLIVIADVKRGDIASTAEAYALAYFKNSAADAVTVNPYMGSDSVQPFAKVAKETGKGIFVLVKTSNPGSKDFQDRIINSDGKDRRLYELVGAEVVKWGKELVGQSGYSSVCAVVGATFPEEAAVLRKQMPNAIFLVPGYGAQGATAKDLKGYFNNDGLGAIVNASRSIIFAYKEPGAADWQARIKEAVRLMKTDLETTQK from the coding sequence ATGAATAATTTCGCGGACAGATTGATTGACTCAATCCGGGCAAAAGGCAACGCCATCTGCGTCGGGTTGGACCCGCGGCTGGACTTGATGCCGCAGGAAATAACCGGGCGCCACGAAAATCTCAAGTCCCGCCCGAACGAATACGCGGCCAGGGTCATAATAGATTTTAACAAAGCCGTTATCGATGCGGTGGCCGACACCGCCGTGGCGGTCAAGCCCCAGGTGGCTTTCTACGAGCAATACGGCGTGCCGGGCATAAGCGCCTTTTACGAAACCATGGCTTACGCCGCCGGCAAAGGCCTGATAGTCATTGCCGACGTCAAGCGCGGCGATATCGCCTCGACCGCCGAGGCCTACGCCCTGGCCTATTTTAAGAATTCAGCGGCTGACGCCGTGACGGTCAATCCCTATATGGGTAGCGACAGCGTCCAGCCGTTTGCCAAGGTGGCCAAAGAAACCGGCAAAGGCATCTTCGTCCTGGTCAAGACTTCTAACCCTGGCTCCAAAGATTTCCAGGACCGAATCATCAATTCGGACGGCAAGGACAGACGCCTTTATGAGCTGGTCGGCGCCGAGGTGGTTAAATGGGGCAAGGAGCTGGTCGGCCAGTCCGGTTACAGCTCGGTTTGCGCCGTGGTCGGCGCCACATTCCCCGAAGAAGCGGCCGTGCTCCGGAAACAGATGCCCAACGCCATTTTCCTGGTGCCCGGTTACGGCGCTCAGGGCGCGACGGCCAAAGACCTCAAAGGATATTTCAATAATGACGGACTGGGCGCCATTGTCAACGCCAGCCGGAGCATCATCTTTGCTTATAAAGAACCCGGGGCCGCCGACTGGCAGGCCCGGATAAAAGAAGCCGTTCGGCTGATGAAAACAGATTTGGAAACCACCCAGAAATAA
- a CDS encoding DUF4416 family protein: MGEILTQPPVKLFAGLISGYPQLLSKAESALASEFGPIELRSDPMVFDFTDYYDKEMGPNLKRVFLSFQKPVMPDEIARIKLLTNRMEKELAGQLSGKSADNPALMRGETVTRPINIDPGYLDRSKMILVTTKDYNHRIYLKDGIYAEVTLQYKAKEGFQPFPWAYPDYRTKPYLDFFNKARTIYAKQVSQS; this comes from the coding sequence ATGGGTGAAATCCTTACACAGCCTCCGGTAAAGCTTTTTGCCGGACTCATCTCCGGATATCCGCAGCTTTTAAGCAAGGCCGAATCGGCGCTGGCCAGTGAGTTCGGTCCGATAGAGCTGAGAAGCGACCCGATGGTCTTCGATTTCACCGATTATTACGACAAGGAGATGGGCCCCAACCTGAAGCGCGTATTTCTTTCATTCCAGAAGCCGGTGATGCCGGACGAAATCGCCCGGATAAAACTGCTTACCAACCGGATGGAAAAAGAATTGGCCGGACAGTTGTCGGGTAAGTCCGCAGACAATCCCGCACTTATGCGGGGAGAAACCGTGACCCGCCCGATAAACATCGACCCGGGCTACCTGGACCGGAGCAAGATGATTCTGGTGACGACCAAAGACTATAACCACAGGATTTACCTTAAAGACGGCATCTACGCCGAGGTTACTTTGCAATACAAGGCCAAGGAAGGATTCCAGCCGTTTCCCTGGGCCTATCCGGATTACCGGACGAAACCATACCTTGACTTCTTCAACAAAGCCCGGACCATTTACGCCAAGCAAGTCAGCCAATCATAG